The Leptospira sp. WS60.C2 genome includes the window CTTCCAAGGAAATTATATTTTAATCGTCCTATTTACATCATTCGTTTTCATGTTTTTTCTTCTGCGATTTATAAGAATATTATTTTCCAAAAAAGAAAGAATCGAATTTTCCACCTCGATTCAAAAAGCTATCAAACCTGAATTTTGGCCAAGCTTTATTTTTTATCTACCTCTTTTACCTTACATTATTCTTTTATCTATACGATATCGAGGAGTTCGATATATCACAACAGTAAACCCAGCAATTGAAGCCTCAGGCATAGCAGGTGAATCAAAGGCAGGCATACTTGATTTATTACCGCAATCCTATATCGCTAAATATATATTTATCGAATCTTCTAAAATATATACAAAACAAATGATAATAAAACAAATTAAATCTAAACAGTTATCATTTCCTTTGATTTTAAAACCTGATAAAGGAGAAAGAGGCTTTGCCGTTCAAAAAGTTCATTCAGTAGCGGAAATTATAGAAAAAATAAATAAAATTCGCATCAACTGGATTCTGCAAGAGTTTATTCCAGGTTCAGAAATTGGTTTATTCTATATCAAATACCCTAACGAAAATAATGGTAAAATTTTTTCTATAACGATTAAAACTTTTCCCGAGATCATGGGTGATGGAAAATCGAATCTTAAAACTTTAATCTGCAACCACAATCGATATAAATACCAGAAAGAGACTCACTTAAAGAATAACATTTCTAAGCTATATTCTGTGCCAAAAGCAGGTGACGTTGTCAAAATTGGAGAAATCGGAAATCACGTATTAGGTTGTATGTTTGAAGATGGCAAAGAAATCATTACTCCAAAACTTTCAGAAAAAATTAACAAAATTATGGCAAAAACAAAAGGAGTTTATTTCGGTCGATTTGATATCCGATATTCAAATTTAAGTAACTTAAAAAAAGGAAAGAATTTCAAAATTATTGAATTAAATGGGGCAACAAGCGAATCAACTAACTTATATGACCCTCGTTTTAAAATTTGGGAAATGTATTCAATTTTATTTCACCAATGGACTGAGCTCTATAAAATTGGATATACAAATTTCAAATCAGGAGCAAAGTTATATCCCTATAAAGAACTGATTCAGCTTATATACAAACACTTCACTTACAAAAAATCAATCACTCTTCAAGAAGGATCCATTCAAAGCAGTGATTAACGATTCTTTGAAATAATTCGTAAGAGTGGACTCTTATAAAAATCACAATATCCCAAATAAAGGGAAGAAATAAACACAATAATTGCTAATATAAACAACAATCCCCCATCACCATTTACGGCTATTCCTAAAAACACTATATGAGATAGTATTGCGCCAAGCATTAGATTAATGACAATGCCTGCCCCTAACCAAACAAAATTCGGAAACATTAATAAAAGAATGGCAACCGTTTCTAGTATCGCCGTACCAATTCTCCCCCAAGGCTCCATTCCCAAGGATTGAAAAATGTAAACAGACTCTTTCGCCCCAGAGTATTTAAAAAAAAGGGTTTGTCCCAAAATGACGATCGATAAAATTCTCATCGTTTGATATAAATATTTGTTATAATATTGCATAAGCATACTTAATTCCTAAAACTAGACTGATTAAATGATACATAAATAAACAAGAAAGAAAATACATAATCTATAATAACAAGTCTGCACTATACATATGTCGAAATTGAGCGTTTGGTTTTAACAGATTCAAAGGATCTGCATATTTCGGCATAAAACCCTTCACCAAGTACATTGGTATATCCCCTTTACCTTTTGCTGAAACAAGACCTCTCGGTTCACAAATGAAAACATCCTTTACGAGTTCATAAGTATCATGCGAAATATTTACCTCACCAACGATGCCAGAACTTTCCAATCGGCTTGCAGTATTTACGGTATCTCCCCATACATCATATGCAAATTTATTACTACCAACGACACCTGCCACTAATGGACCTACGTGAATGCCCAGACGTATTTGCCAGAATTCTCTTCCACGCAAACTATGAAGCTCTTTTTCTTCCAGCATAAACGATTGAAACCCTAGACCACATAATATCGCATCTAATGCAAAAGTCTTATTTTCAATTGGAACCCCACCAACAGCCATATAGGCATCACCAATCGTTTTTATCTTTTCCATCCTATATTTTTTACAAGTTTCATCAAATCTTTTGAAAATTTTATCTAACTCACCAACCAAAGTTTCGGGATCCATCGCTTCCGCAATGGAAGTAAAAGAAGCCATATCACAAAATAAGACAGAAGCAATTTCAAATCTCTTAGGAACGACAAAATCATTCTGCTTAAGTTCATCTGCAATAAATTTTGGTAAAATATTTAAAAGCAGTTCATCTGACTTTTTTCTTTCAATATTCAAATTTCTAGATAAAATAAAAATCAATATTCCTGTCAGTATCTGTACAAATATGTAATTACCACCAACATCCATATATCGGTCCATTTCGTTTGAATATCCCACAATCAAATCTTTATGAGTATATTCAACGTAAAACAATGACGCAGAAGAAACTATATAAATCAAATAAACGAGATATATGTTGTGGTTTCTTATTAAAATAAGAGCTATTACCAACGCAGGTATAAAATAGTAATGGTTTCCTCCTACGGAACCACCATTCATAAACCACATAGCACACAAATAGAATAAAATAGTCAAATTAAACGGCCAATATAGCACATAATATATATTCTTCACTCGAGAAAGAAAATACATAAACAACATAAGAGAACCAGAAACCAAATTTAAAACAAAGAGTATCAAGAAGTTCTCCAAGTAATAAACGCCAAAAACACCAATTATATTTAGGCTTCCATTCACAAGCGCAACAGAATTAAAAAGTCGATGCTCCAAAGAATGATACTTCGGATTTCCAAATAATAGATACGCAAATTTAATCATTTACTATAATTCCCCGTGTCCTTGATTTATCAAATATTTGTGTAGCTATGGAAACACCAAAGGCTTCCGGTAAATTCAATGTCGGCATTACGTTTCGAAACACTAATTGCAGAATTGCTAAATGATGAACAGCATGTTCATTACAATATGAAATTTCTCTAAACACTGTTGACCTCAATTCGATAAATCCATTTTCAGTGTTCTCACTCACCTGAATCATTATTTCTTTATCTTGCTCTATTTTTTGAATTTCTATTGCTAACAGTTCTATAAACTCCTTCACAAAACTCAAATCTGTTTCAAGCTTCATTGATCTTTTTCGAGAATCATAATTAATAATACCTCTCTCGAAACCAAGTAGTAATTCTTGATAAAACTCCAATATATGACGAATATGTTTTGAAATACTACCCTCTCCTAATAATTTTTGAACTTCACTGTATTCCGATTCCGAAATCTGTTCAATGATAGACAGTATCGAAGTAAATATGTGATTTGACTGGTTGATCAGTTCCAAAGTATTTTCCTATCTCTCAAGAGAATTCATTATTATTTGTCTAAACTATTTTAAAAATCACACCGAAGTTTTCCCTGCTCTAAATTGAGACGGAGATTCTTTGACATATTTTTTAAATAGTTTTGTAAATTGGCTAATATCATCGAATCCTAATTCATCTGATATTTCCTTGATTGGTTTTAACGAAAACAAAAGAAGTCGTTTTGCTTCCAGAATAATACGGTTATGAATGATCACCAAAGGTGAATTTAAATTTGCAGACTTTAGGATTTCAGAGAGTTTTTTCGGCTGAATTCCCAATAAAAACGCATAATCACTTACTAATCTATTTTTCTTAAAATTTAATTCAACAAGCAAGTTAAATTGACGAATGACCTCGATGTCTTTATAAGTTCCGTTTATTTTTTTTATCTTATTTCTTCCAATCCGAGTCAAATGAATGATTAAGATCTTAAGCAAACTAACAAGCATTTCTTCTTGAACTGGATCATTTACCAAAAACTCCTTATGGAACAAATCAATTATGTTCCGAAAAGAATTTCCTTCTGCTTCAGAAAAAGAAAGAACTGAAAAGGATTGAGCACCGTAGAACAAAATCCCATTGCACGAAACTTCGTGATCATGATCACGTATACAATAAAACTCCCGATTAAAAGAAATGCAGCTAAGCGGAGGTTGGTCTTTCTTTAATCTCAAATAATTCAATGCCGTGATCGTGCAAAATGTTGATTTTGGCATCCGGATTATTTTATCATCACAGAAAAACTCTATTTCTTCTTTACTTAAATTCCAAAATATATGATTTGCATTAGGATTAGAAAACGCCACATTTTGGCTCTCAGCCAAGTTCTCCGTAAAATGAAAAAAAGAGCCCGATTTTTGACCTGAGAATTGGAAAGTTTTAGATTTCATCTATATTTTGGTTTCTCAATCGAACTTATCAGCATAGCTAACCGTATCATATTTGAAAGAGCCTGAAAAGGTCATTGTTTCATTTTTGTTTGTCAATTTTTCTTTTTTTATGTAGTTCCACTTGAATTGATTTTCCTCCTTTCATTAAAATATTGAAAATCGAATCAAACTGTTCATTTCCAAAAAAACAAAGGAAAAATTGGGAAGGTATCAAAAGTGACAAATAGATTTCCCTAATCCATCACTGCCCTATCACATTCGTTCCATCTCACTCCAACTATCACGACTCAGTTCCTCTTCTTTTCCCAAATCCACAAACATCAATCGTTCAAGTTCCAAGTTCCTTTGTTTGGCGAGGCTTATGTATTGGACTCGGTCCTTTCGTAAGGAAAATAGTTCCTGAAAGGTTTCATCATCGTGTGCTAAAAATAAATTTTTGGCCCGTTCTGCTGCATAAGACCTTGTTCCTAATAGTTTTAAGACATCGGATGCTAAGGTGACAGCCGTTTCTCTAGTCTCGCGATAGATATAGGAAAGCCCCATTTCTTTGAACTCATAGGCTTCTTCCCGATCTCCCACACGTGCCAGTATCTGAATGCCTGGATAATGGTGTTTGACATTTCGGATGAGTTCCTGTTGTCTTTCTGGATGGTCGAGTGCAGCGACTAGAATTTTTGCATGTTCCAACCCAGCACTTTCCAAGAGTTCAAGCCGAGTGGCATCTCCAAAGAATACCTTAAATCCAAATCTTCCAAGCATCTCAACTCGATCGGCATCATAATCCAAAATTGTGATCCCAACTCCATTGGAACGTAAAAACCGTCCTACCATATTTCCGAATCTTCCAAATCCACAGATGATTACGGGATTTTCTTCCTTTTCGATTTTCCCATTCGTTTCCGATTGGGGAGCCTTGGATTGTAATCTAGTAAATATCGTTTTTTCATATAATAATAATAATATGGGTGTGAGTGCCATACTAAGGGCAACACAAGCAACGAGAATGACAATGGTTTCTTTTTCAAAGACACCAAGTCCTTCCGAATAACCGAATAGGACAAAAGAAAACTCACCCACTTGTGAGAGGGCAAGTGCCATATACAAATTTTGATCCAGAGGTATTTTGAATAAAAACCCAAGGAGGAGTAATACAATCGCCTTAGCAAATATAATTCCAAAGACAATTCCAACAATTTTAGAAGGATGTTCCAAGACCACAGGTATGTCCATTGAAGCTCCGACACTTAGAAAAAACAATCCAAGCAACAAACCTTTGAAAGGTTCAATGTTACTCTCCAGTTCATGGCGAAATTCACTGCTCGCAAGTACAACTCCCGCAAGGAAAGTTCCAAGTGCTGCTGATACTCCAACCGATCCCATGAGAACTGAAATGGCGATGACTAACAATAAACTAGCACCTGTAAAAATTTCGCGACTTCCTGATTTCGCGATCAAACGAAATAGTGGACTTAAGAGGTATCTCCCAATGAATATGATTCCAATCACAACACCTAACACTACTAATGTCTTTTGATAACCCGGTAAGTGATCCACCAACGAGTGTCCATGTTCACTTGTAGAAATTTCCCTATCACTTAACATGGGAAAGATAGCAAGGATCGGAATGACCGCCATATCTTGAAATAACAAAATCGAAAAGGAAGCTTGACCTGAAATCGATTTCATAAGCCCCTTTTCTTTCAAAGTTTGGAGTACGATTGCTGTTGAGGACAAAGACAAAATCAATCCCAAAGCAAAGGATGATTTCCAAGAAAATTGAAATAGAATCGAACATGTAAAAACAACGAACGTCGTTAAGACAAGCTGCAAACCTCCAAGTCCTAACAACCAAAATTTCAATCGCCAAAGTAAACTTAGTTCCAATTCCAATCCAATGGCAAATAACATCATCACCACACCAAATTCTGCAAAATGCAAAAGATCCTTTCCTTCAGAACCCACAAAACCAAATACAAATGGTCCAATCACAATGCCTGCGATCAAATACCCAAGTACAGAACCAAGTCCCAATCGATTGGCAATCGGAACCATAATGATCGCACTCGTTAGATAAATCATTGCTTGTAGAAAAAATTGCACTTCACCCATGATTAGCCTCTAACATGTTTAAGATAAATTTTTTATAACGAATCGATTCTCTTTGGAAATCTTCTTCCTTCAAATGAAACGTTCCTTGGACTAAGAATGGATTTTGGTAATCCATTTTACAAAGTTCTGCCGTACGTTTAAAAGGTAATAAGAATTCATCGATCGTATATCCATGAAATCCTTCTTTCTGATAGGCCTCTCTTGAACCACCAGTCGTGATGGCCTGGACCCATTTTTTTCCTCTTAGGGAATTCCCGTTTTTTCCATACGCCCAACCGTCTTCCAAAACAAAATCAATCCATTGTTTCAAAAGTGGAGGGCAACTGTACCAATACAAAGGATGTTGAAACAAAATGACATCATGTTCGAGAAGAAAACTTTGTTCGAGTTTGACATTGATTGTAAAATTAGGATATAATTCGTATAAATCCCGTAAGGTGATGTCTTCCGCATTGGGTATAGAATCTAATAAGATTTGATTTGCTTTGGACCGTTCCAAAAATGGGTGGGCTAACAAAATAAGAATCTTTGCCATAAACGTTAAAGGAACAAATCTTTAAAACGTACGCAAACCATAAATTTTTATATTCCATTTCTGCTCAGTAAAAAAGTTTTCCTTGCGTTCCCTTTCATTCCCCTTTAGTTTGGCTGGATTGATACGTGACGTAGAGATATAAAATGTTCATTAGTACTGATAGAGGTCGTAAAACTCTCCTAAACAATCTTAACCAACAGTATGTTTTGCTAGCTAGCACTGGAATGAAACAATGGTGATCCTATTTTGATTTTAGTAAACATACCAAATCGTCTCCATTTAAGGAAATAGGATTGAAGCAAAACTCACCCATATCCCTCACTCTCATGATTTGCCTTTTCGCAAACCTTTCGCTTTTTTCCGATTGCACTCCCCTGCATATCCATCTCGCACGTCCGGGAGCTGTGTCTATGCAAATGGAAAAGCCTATTTACTCGGGGGAAAAAACGGATCATCGAATCTCTTTGATTTTTGGGAGTCAACCGATGGAATTAGTTGGGTTCTCATCACAGAAAGAGTCAAACAAACATCTGGTGGTGGGATCAATCGTCCTTGTAACACGATATAGAATACAAACCTCACTTTTAACTATGGATTCAACTCCATTTCTAACCGAGCAGTTTTGATTGGAAAAAGGCTTCTTGTATACGGACAGCAAGACAATGTTTACACCGATTTAGAATAACTGACCCTTGTAGAAATTGATTTCGACACATAATCTAAATCAGCTTTACTTCGTTGGAAAAAAGGAAGAGTGAATGTTGACATTTGTTGGAAACTCTATACTATGAATCACCGATGAAAGTGAACGCAGAAAAAGCTCTGGCAACCTTAGAGAAGGCGAAAGAAGAAAAAGAGAAAGGATCCTATGAAACATCTCTAACTCTTTTTCGAGAATACTTATCCATGGTAGATCCTTCTTTTACTCATGGGGTTTGGTACACAATGGCAGAAATCTTATTTGAGAAGAAAGAATATGAAGAAGCTCTTTCTCACTGCAATCGTGCATTAGAACTGATGAAAGAATTTATCCCTGCCCTGGAACTGCGTGCGAAAATACAAAAAGAGTTAGGCAATCATACTGCCGTGAAAGAAGACCAAAACAAAATAGACAAACTCAATGCAGAAGAAGAGTCCAAGTGGGATGATCCCAATCACTACTATCATTATAAGTGAAACAATAAAAAAGCCTCTTCTCCAAGTTTCCTTCGAGAAGAGGCAACCGTCTTAAGGCAACTCTTGCCTTTTACGACTTAAGTGTTATTCAAAAGTCGCAATACAGAATTGGGTCTGAGGCTGGCTTGCGCTAGCATTGCCGTACCGCTTTGCACGAGAATTTGTTTCGTCGTGAGCGCTACCATTTCCTCAGCCATATCTGCGTCCCTAATCCTTGATTCGGATGCTTGCATATTTTCGTATGCACCCATGAGGCCTTTTGCAGTACTTTCGAGCCTATTTTGATAAGCTCCCATATCTGCTCTCTGCTTCATGATCTTGTTCAAGGCGAAGTCCGCTTTGGCAATCGCTTCATCCGCTTTTCCAGGTGTTGAAAGAGCAATTTTAATCGCACCTTCCGACATCTTCAAAGCTTTCGAAGTCATAGTTCCAATGTAGAAACGCTCTCTTTGCCTTGCGTTTGCTCCCATGTGAAACCACATCGATGCTTTCGTTGACTTTCGAGCGAAGTCTCCTTCAAACAGTTTCATTTTATTGAACTCTGCTTGCGAAGCAATTCGATCGATCTCATCCACCAGCGCAGATACTTCTACCTGCACGAGTTGCCTGTCCTCAGGTGTGTAGATTCCGTTCGAAGTCTGAATCGCCAGGGTTCGGATTCGTTGGATGATTTCAGCCGACTGGTCAAGGTAACCCTCTGCAGTCTGGATGAAACTAAGTCCATCTTCCGTATTCCTTTCCGCCTGACGTAAACCACGAATTTGTGTTCGTAGTTTTTCCGAAACAGCAAGACCAGAAGCATCATCACCGGCAAGGTTAATCCTTTGCCCAGTGGAGAGGTTCCTCATGGTCTTATCTACATCCCATTGTGTAAACTTGAGAGCACGATGTGATTGAATCGCACTCATGTTGTGATTGATAATCATTGGCCTACACTCCTTTGTGTATTACCAAGAACGGTATGTATTTCGTTCTTAGCCGGACAATCCCTGTCCGGTGTCAAGGATGAGCTTTCATTTTGCCACCTGGCAGGGGAAAGCCGGCTGATTATCTAATAACAACTCTTCAGTTACACTAACCACTCACCTCGTTAACGTAAATTAACGAAGGAGAGAAAGAACTCCTTGTGGACGAACATTCGCCTGAGCTAACATAGCAGTTCCAGATTGAACTAAAATCTGGTTCTTTGTGAAAGCCACAGTTTCTTCTGCCATATCCGCATCACGGATCCTAGACTCGGAAGCTTGGGTATTCTCATAAGCGTTCATGAGCCCTTTCGCAGCATGCTCAAGACGGTTAAAGTAAGCACCTAAGTTTGCTCTTTGTTTGCTAATACGTGTTAACGCAGCATCCAAAGTTCCGATCGCATCATTTGACTTATCAGCAGTTGATAAAGACAAAAGCTCCCCACTTTGACCTTTAAGATTAAGTGAACGTGCAGTCATTGTTGCAATGAACACTCTTTCTCTTTGGTGCATGTTTGGTCCAATATGGAACCACATGGAAGTTGCTCTAGATCCACGAGCAAAATCACCTTGAAGCAAATTCATTTTATTGAATTCTGCTTGAGAAGCAATTCTGTCTACTTCGTCGATAAGTTGTGAAACTTCGACTTGGATCATTTGTCTGTCTTCTTCAGTGTAAATACCGTTAGACGATTGAATTGCAAGAGTTCGAATTCTTTGAATGATATCATTCGATTCTTGCAAAAAGCCTTCCGTTGTTTGGATAAGGCTCATACCGTCTTCGGTATTTCTTTCTGCTTGTCTAAGACCATTCACTTGCGTTCTCATTTTTTCCGAAACGGCAAGGCCTGATGCATCATCACCTGCACGGTTGATTCGCATACCAGAGGATAGTTTTTCCATATTTTTGGAAACTTCCTCGTTTTGGAACTTGAGGACGCGATGTGAGTTGATCGCGGCTAAATTGTGGTTTATGATCATTGGTTTCCTCCTTGAAACTTGATCTGGCAAACGAGAGAATCCCTTCTCTCGCTTTTTTTGTGTCTGGCTTTCAGGCCCCATTGGTGCCTAAAATCTCTATTTATTCCCTTAGTATGTCGGTCGCTGGATATAGGAAATTAATCCGAAGAAAACGATAGGTTTTCATCGAAAATTGGCTATTTTTGAGGATTTTTGGAGGATTTTGGTGACTTTAGCGATTAATTTTTTTTTTAAAAAAATCTATTTTTCCCAATACGATCATCGGTTTTTCTCCATTTTCCATAAGCAAATTTTCAAAAATGGAGAAAAAACAGGGGGAACCCCCAAGTTAGCGAGTCGCTTTTGGGGAAATCGAATCCCATTGGTAAACGGGCTGAAAGGATCCTGAAAACCGATGTTCGATCTCTTTGACATCTTTAAAGTTTTCGAAAAGACTTGCGTTGAGCGCACGTAAGGTTTGATCCATTGCTTGGATCCTACGTTTGTTTAGCACTTCTTCCGATTCTTTGGGAACCGATTCTGTTCCACCTGTATAGTATGTAATCGTGTCAACAGGTGCATTCGGATTCTCTTCTTCAGGATCGGCATTATCTTCCTCTCTTTTTGTATGAGGAAGTCTGTATTTTTCCATAATGGATTCGAGGATACTCGTATTCCAGTCGATGACGAGGGTTCCATTTTTCTCGAGAAACCAAGATTGTTTCAGTGCAAAGCGAATATCTAAAAGTTTTTTGGGAGAAAAAAGTTTTCCATCTTTCGCCAAAGCTTCCACCGAATCAAAGTAAGGTGGCGCACCCACTTCTCCTATGATTTGATACACTAGGTCAGCTCGATCTTCCCGTTTTAAAACCTTGCGCTGGATTGGGATTTGTTCCCCTTCTCCATTGGAAATATATATCACAATCGGTTCTCTATGGTCGAGTGAAGGATAGGAATACAATTGAAAGGGAACAAGCAGACGAAATGGGTTTTGTTCCGCTAAGATGAAAAAACTAAAGAAGAGAAGTAAACTAAACCAAGAACCAAAGAGAAAGATAAAATCACGAGTGAGTTTGGTTTCCCCTGTTCCAATTTTGTAAAACCGAATGGATACAGTTTTTAAAAATTCCCAGTAGGACTTAAGTATTTCTTTAATCTTTTGAAGATGCGTATTCATGAATTCCTTTGATCACACTGCGAGCGATTTTCTTTTGGAAAGATTTATCTCTCAGTTTTTTACTTTCTTCAGGGTTTGTGAGATACCCCATTTCCACAAGTACAGCAGGCATAAGGCTTCCTCGCAAGACGGAAAAATCTGCCTTTTTCACTCCCCTGGAAGGGATTTCGGGGCTTAAGGCCTTTTCATATTGTTCCGCGACAGAATCGGCTAATTTTTTGGATCGCCTTTGGGTCACACTCGATAACATTTGCGACTGGATTTGGGTGACTGCCGGAATTTTGTGTTTTCCGATATAGCGATTTTCAATGAGAGCAGTTTCTCTTGCGC containing:
- a CDS encoding VTT domain-containing protein, translated to MMVAQSNTEFLLIYLPISLGIFIGDLALYFLGKISRKGISILKRYENEIRKLEKIEILNSLKRNDVKTIFLSRFLPGTRLPIYLLCGFLEMSFLVFIVTTFVAVSIWTGMIIYISSIFQKQMLNYFQGNYILIVLFTSFVFMFFLLRFIRILFSKKERIEFSTSIQKAIKPEFWPSFIFYLPLLPYIILLSIRYRGVRYITTVNPAIEASGIAGESKAGILDLLPQSYIAKYIFIESSKIYTKQMIIKQIKSKQLSFPLILKPDKGERGFAVQKVHSVAEIIEKINKIRINWILQEFIPGSEIGLFYIKYPNENNGKIFSITIKTFPEIMGDGKSNLKTLICNHNRYKYQKETHLKNNISKLYSVPKAGDVVKIGEIGNHVLGCMFEDGKEIITPKLSEKINKIMAKTKGVYFGRFDIRYSNLSNLKKGKNFKIIELNGATSESTNLYDPRFKIWEMYSILFHQWTELYKIGYTNFKSGAKLYPYKELIQLIYKHFTYKKSITLQEGSIQSSD
- a CDS encoding DoxX family protein, which translates into the protein MQYYNKYLYQTMRILSIVILGQTLFFKYSGAKESVYIFQSLGMEPWGRIGTAILETVAILLLMFPNFVWLGAGIVINLMLGAILSHIVFLGIAVNGDGGLLFILAIIVFISSLYLGYCDFYKSPLLRIISKNR
- a CDS encoding adenylate/guanylate cyclase domain-containing protein → MIKFAYLLFGNPKYHSLEHRLFNSVALVNGSLNIIGVFGVYYLENFLILFVLNLVSGSLMLFMYFLSRVKNIYYVLYWPFNLTILFYLCAMWFMNGGSVGGNHYYFIPALVIALILIRNHNIYLVYLIYIVSSASLFYVEYTHKDLIVGYSNEMDRYMDVGGNYIFVQILTGILIFILSRNLNIERKKSDELLLNILPKFIADELKQNDFVVPKRFEIASVLFCDMASFTSIAEAMDPETLVGELDKIFKRFDETCKKYRMEKIKTIGDAYMAVGGVPIENKTFALDAILCGLGFQSFMLEEKELHSLRGREFWQIRLGIHVGPLVAGVVGSNKFAYDVWGDTVNTASRLESSGIVGEVNISHDTYELVKDVFICEPRGLVSAKGKGDIPMYLVKGFMPKYADPLNLLKPNAQFRHMYSADLLL
- a CDS encoding helix-turn-helix transcriptional regulator, which gives rise to MPKSTFCTITALNYLRLKKDQPPLSCISFNREFYCIRDHDHEVSCNGILFYGAQSFSVLSFSEAEGNSFRNIIDLFHKEFLVNDPVQEEMLVSLLKILIIHLTRIGRNKIKKINGTYKDIEVIRQFNLLVELNFKKNRLVSDYAFLLGIQPKKLSEILKSANLNSPLVIIHNRIILEAKRLLLFSLKPIKEISDELGFDDISQFTKLFKKYVKESPSQFRAGKTSV
- a CDS encoding monovalent cation:proton antiporter-2 (CPA2) family protein, with the translated sequence MGEVQFFLQAMIYLTSAIIMVPIANRLGLGSVLGYLIAGIVIGPFVFGFVGSEGKDLLHFAEFGVVMMLFAIGLELELSLLWRLKFWLLGLGGLQLVLTTFVVFTCSILFQFSWKSSFALGLILSLSSTAIVLQTLKEKGLMKSISGQASFSILLFQDMAVIPILAIFPMLSDREISTSEHGHSLVDHLPGYQKTLVVLGVVIGIIFIGRYLLSPLFRLIAKSGSREIFTGASLLLVIAISVLMGSVGVSAALGTFLAGVVLASSEFRHELESNIEPFKGLLLGLFFLSVGASMDIPVVLEHPSKIVGIVFGIIFAKAIVLLLLGFLFKIPLDQNLYMALALSQVGEFSFVLFGYSEGLGVFEKETIVILVACVALSMALTPILLLLYEKTIFTRLQSKAPQSETNGKIEKEENPVIICGFGRFGNMVGRFLRSNGVGITILDYDADRVEMLGRFGFKVFFGDATRLELLESAGLEHAKILVAALDHPERQQELIRNVKHHYPGIQILARVGDREEAYEFKEMGLSYIYRETRETAVTLASDVLKLLGTRSYAAERAKNLFLAHDDETFQELFSLRKDRVQYISLAKQRNLELERLMFVDLGKEEELSRDSWSEMERM
- a CDS encoding NAD(P)H-dependent oxidoreductase produces the protein MAKILILLAHPFLERSKANQILLDSIPNAEDITLRDLYELYPNFTINVKLEQSFLLEHDVILFQHPLYWYSCPPLLKQWIDFVLEDGWAYGKNGNSLRGKKWVQAITTGGSREAYQKEGFHGYTIDEFLLPFKRTAELCKMDYQNPFLVQGTFHLKEEDFQRESIRYKKFILNMLEANHG
- a CDS encoding tetratricopeptide repeat protein, which produces MLETLYYESPMKVNAEKALATLEKAKEEKEKGSYETSLTLFREYLSMVDPSFTHGVWYTMAEILFEKKEYEEALSHCNRALELMKEFIPALELRAKIQKELGNHTAVKEDQNKIDKLNAEEESKWDDPNHYYHYK
- a CDS encoding flagellin, which produces MIINHNMSAIQSHRALKFTQWDVDKTMRNLSTGQRINLAGDDASGLAVSEKLRTQIRGLRQAERNTEDGLSFIQTAEGYLDQSAEIIQRIRTLAIQTSNGIYTPEDRQLVQVEVSALVDEIDRIASQAEFNKMKLFEGDFARKSTKASMWFHMGANARQRERFYIGTMTSKALKMSEGAIKIALSTPGKADEAIAKADFALNKIMKQRADMGAYQNRLESTAKGLMGAYENMQASESRIRDADMAEEMVALTTKQILVQSGTAMLAQASLRPNSVLRLLNNT
- a CDS encoding flagellin, which gives rise to MIINHNLAAINSHRVLKFQNEEVSKNMEKLSSGMRINRAGDDASGLAVSEKMRTQVNGLRQAERNTEDGMSLIQTTEGFLQESNDIIQRIRTLAIQSSNGIYTEEDRQMIQVEVSQLIDEVDRIASQAEFNKMNLLQGDFARGSRATSMWFHIGPNMHQRERVFIATMTARSLNLKGQSGELLSLSTADKSNDAIGTLDAALTRISKQRANLGAYFNRLEHAAKGLMNAYENTQASESRIRDADMAEETVAFTKNQILVQSGTAMLAQANVRPQGVLSLLR